A window of Drosophila subobscura isolate 14011-0131.10 chromosome E, UCBerk_Dsub_1.0, whole genome shotgun sequence contains these coding sequences:
- the LOC117889770 gene encoding L-galactose dehydrogenase-like codes for MSGELPATFVKGFHNEELVRRMEYRELGNTGLRVSKVALGGATLSGLLYNNFDREEGIRTVQEAIKSGINYIDTAPVYGNSEKLLGEALKGVPREAYYLATKVARYEFDPQRMFDYTAARARESVKESLQRLGLDRVDILQVHDVDAAPSLDIVLNETIPVLEEYVKEGKARFIGITGYDSAVLQECAERGKGRIQVILNYARYTLLDNTLQRHMKAFRELNVGVVCASAHALGLLSNSGPYSWHPASPELLALARRAADICKERNVELGKLAMYHTMQLEGAGTFLTGMPNRQQLQTNLNAFFDGLTPHEQSVLQYLKENVFTKSHRWGSILSTVNRLEKL; via the exons ATGTCGGGAGAACTGCCAGCCACCTTTGTCAAAGGCTTCCACAATGAGGAGCTGGTGCGACGCATGGAGTACCGGGAGCTGGGCAACACTGGTCTGCGCGTATCAAAGGTTGCATTGGGCGGAGCCACACTCTCCGGCCTCCTATACAACAACTTTGATCGGGAGGAGGGCATACGGACAGTGCAGGAGGCAATCAAGTCGGGCATCAACTACATTGACACGGCCCCGGTGTACGGCAATTCGGAAAAGCTGCTCGGCGAGGCTCTGAAGGGTGTGCCGAGGGAGGCCTATTACTTGGCCACTAAGGTGGCCCGCTACGAGTTTGATCCCCAGCGAATGTTCGACTACACGgcggccagggccagggagagtgtgaaggagagcctgcaacGCCTGGGCCTCGACCGGGTGGACATCCTTCAGGTGCACGATGTGGACGCCGCCCCCAGCCTGGACATTGTTCTCAACGAAACCATTCCCGTGCTAGAGGAGTATGTGAAGGAGGGCAAAGCTCGGTTTATTGGCATCACCGGCTACGACTCGGCTGTGCTGCAGGAGTGCGCCGAGCGGGGCAAGGGTCGCATCCAGGTGATCCTCAACTATGCCCGCTACACGCTGCTCGACAACACACTGCAGCGCCACATGAAGGCCTTCCGGGAGCTCAATGTGGGCGTCGTCTGTGCCTCTGCCCATGCCCTGGGCCTGCTCTCTAATTCGGGACCCTATTCCTGGCATCCGGCCAGTCCAGAGCTCCTCGCTCTGGCCCGACGTGCCGCCGACATTTGCAAGGAGCGGAACGTGGAGCTGGGAAAGCTGGCCATGTACCACACCATGCAACTTGAGGGGGCAGGCACCTTCCTCACCGGCATGCCCAATCGCCAGCAGCTACAGACGAATCTGAATGCTTTCTTTGATGGCCTCACGCCGCACGAACAGAGCGTCTTGCAGTATCTGAAGGAAAA TGTTTTCACCAAGTCCCATAGATGGGGCTCCATTCTGTCCACGGTCAATAGGCTAGAGAAGTTGTAA
- the LOC117889769 gene encoding sex-determining region Y protein has translation MRKHCIYWIWLVLLLRLIFVRAEQQQADEHRIQRRFMWQDMNNSVMGSVLGRMFSGARAMKSMFTDLLPSTAVSVVHTKKNPTTIDMRPTEMTRVKYIIRNPHTNKPMKIIKMRPSAKKVVKLRRPLPKPGVITESTTYSLNYDHRIRQLEKEQELIAEGRAPHSSDEALMDKYFRKKPKGGGDSSGSNEIVTGKTMHYQSWKPVYKSGEQPSSFVTLRPQALTQLHTDISSSGGSAGHHERDHERDHERDHEHDHERDHEHDHELLPKPEKLVGSSSYEYGRGDEDETENELAKQMGHRYEVTEHTGEASGEFEAVASMESGFVPSKGYRSQPQQQQSERQSGQHSPRPRIRGSSTTSTTTSTTEAPNYPPSFLKKYREREATTTRRPRKHQHRQELIHIHEEDELTTTSQPPAPSFSMSSMRARLQEQQRRSKPQQHHQQEHHHHQQQQQQHHQQQLEEEAEEEYEAALVKAMHGEKWPAEVHQSGFQLSSPIGPSAVAFEQPVHGEAASSVAKYPHPKEHKRPPRANIRERGSVKFGDKPSYEDDEV, from the exons ATGAGGAAGCATTGC ATCTATTGGAtttggctggtgctgctgctgcggttgatCTTCGTGAGGGCCGAACAACAGCAGGCGGATGAGCACAG AATCCAGCGCCGCTTCATGTGGCAAGACATGAACAACTCTGTGATGGGCAGCGTCCTGGGGCGAATGTTTAGCGGTGCCAGGGCCATGAAGTCCATGTTCACGGACCTCCTGCCGAGCACCGCAGTGTCGGTGGTGCACACAAAGAAGAATCCAACGACAATCGATATGCGGCCCACGGAGATGACGCGCGTGAAGTACATCATCCGGAAtccgcacacaaacaaacccATGAAGATCATCAAGATGCGGCCGTCGGCCAAGAAGGTGGTGAAGCTGCGTCGACCACTGCCCAAGCCAGGCGTGATCACGGAGTCGACAACGTATTCCCTCAACTATGATCATCGCATACGACAgttggagaaggagcaggagcttaTCGCCGAGGGCAGGGCGCCGCATAGCAGCGACGAGGCTCTCATGGACAAGTACTTCCGGAAGAAGCCCAAGGGCGGTGGGGACAGTAGTGGCAGCAACGAAATTGTCACCGGCAAGACAATGCACTACCAGAGCTGGAAGCCCGTCTACAAGTCCGGGGAGCAGCCCAGCTCCTTTGTAACCCTGCGGCCACAAGCCCTCACCCAGCTGCACACGGACATATCCAGCAGCGGCGGTTCAGCGGGACATCATGAGCGCGATCATGAGCGCGATCATGAGCGCGATCATGAGCACGACCATGAGCGCGATCATGAGCACGACCATGAGCTGCTGCCCAAGCCAGAGAAGCTGGTGGGTTCGAGCAGCTACGAGTATGGCCGtggggatgaggatgagacTGAGAACGAGTTGGCCAAGCAGATGGGCCACCGTTACGAGGTCACCGAGCACACGGGCGAGGCGAGCGGCGAGTTTGAGGCTGTGGCATCGATGGAGAGCGGCTTTGTGCCCAGCAAGGGATATCGCAGTcaaccgcaacagcagcagtcggagcGGCAGTCAGGGCAGCATTCACCGAGGCCCAGGATCCGTGGCAGCTCCACCACTAGCACCACAACCAGCACCACCGAAGCCCCCAATTATCCACCCTCGTTCCTGAAGAAGTACCGCGAACGCGAAGCTACCACCACGAGGCGACCCCGCAAGCACCAGCACAGGCAGGAGCTGATCCACATTCACGAGGAGGATGAGCTGACCACCACGAGTCAGCCACCTGCGCCCTCCTTCTCGATGAGCAGCATGCGTGCCCGTctccaggagcagcagcgtcgcagcaagccacagcagcaccaccagcaggagcatcaccaccatcagcaacagcaacagcagcaccaccagcagcagctggaggaggaggcagaggaggagtACGAAGCGGCTCTGGTGAAGGCCATGCATGGGGAGAAGTGGCCGGCGGAGGTGCATCAGAGTGGCTTTCAGCTGAGCAGCCCCATCGGTCCCAGTGCGGTGGCCTTCGAGCAGCCGGTGCACGGAGAAGCAGCATCATCGGTGGCCAAGTATCCGCATCCCAAGGAGCACAAGCGGCCGCCGCGTGCCAACATCCGAGAGCGGGGATCTGTGAAGTTTGGCGACAAGCCCAGCTACGAGGACGACGAGGTGTGa